In the Helianthus annuus cultivar XRQ/B chromosome 11, HanXRQr2.0-SUNRISE, whole genome shotgun sequence genome, one interval contains:
- the LOC110887840 gene encoding calphotin-like, which translates to MASSSDIGVSDTLDPMAIVSDDEIPSEGEVYTSDTTSTDDDDFQPFALPDLGDDAQHADGIPDGDLPHALIPAPIPLTAFPVGDLPLDVMSDDGIDLFEGPPEVDHEGRAPIADDVAIPLVEVPIADAVVLPSAEAPVEEAPADSPGPDSSESVASAPLHDWGVQHYSPGADLDITMSAAPGSPHEFEFDHEFEDEFDPVFPPDFDPDHEIEFIPVDQPLEAPVAPIDQFLDIPADFDMDFVYPKPVVVPDPVIAPDPVPVHDHVLVDAPALAPPIADIPIVAPPVADVPIADAPALAPPVVDHAPFATHVDPRYADTHNGWIDDDDYPPFVLLVTPPVAPVSAPIDVPFFYPHISDVHRNNLPITFLQDIPPPRPGEGSSRQQPVFVPPVSSSVPIMSQFPPTTPSFVPSGEPFLWSSPHVMPLSDPYHPFHVGYTTEDILASLHQQQDALSCQVGKLERTPHPPYHC; encoded by the coding sequence atgGCTTCTTCTTCCGATATTGGAGTATCAGACACGTTGGACCCCATGGCCATTGTATCGGACGATGAGATACCATCCGAGGGAGAGGTTTACACGTCGGATACCACGAGCACGGAtgacgacgatttccagcccttcgcgtTGCCGGACCTCGGTGACGATGCCCAGCACGCTGATGGTATTCCTGATGGGGATCTACCCCATGCTTTGATCCCTGCTCCCATTCCACTTACTGCATTTCCCGTAGGGGATTTGCCACTCGATGTTATGTCCGATGATGGCATCGATCTTTTCGAGGGTCCCCCTGAGGTCGACCATGAGGGTAGGGCCCCAATTGCTGATGATGTCGCCATTCCTTTGGTTGAGGTTCCGATTGCGGATGCTGTTGTTTTACCGTCTGCTGAGGCTCCTGTGGAGGAGGCTCCTGCTGATTCACCTGGTCCAGACTCGTCCGAGTCTGTGGCGTCCGCTCCCTTGCACGACTGGGGCGTGCAGCACTACTCTCCTGGCGCTGACTTAGACATAACGATGTCAGCTGCACCTGGTTCACCCCACGAGTTTGAGTTTGATCATGAGTTTGAGGACGAGTTTGATCCAGTTTTTCCTCCTGATTTTGATCCCGATCACGAGATCGAGTTTATTCCTGTTGATCAGCCCTTGGAGGCACCAGTGGCTCCTATTGATCAGTTTCTTGATATACCTGCCGACTTTGATATGGACTTTGTCTACCCTAAGCCTGTCGTGGTACCAGATCCTGTTATTGCTCCTGATCCTGTACCGGTGCACGACCATGTTCTTGTGGATGCGCCAGCCCTTGCACCACCTATTGCTGATATTCCCATTGTTGCGCCACCAGTGGCGGATGTTCCTATTGCTGATGCACCCGCTCTTGCACCACCTGTTGTCGACCATGCACCATTTGCCACACATGTCGACCCTCGATACGCCGACACCCACAACGGGTGGATAGACGACGATGATTACCCACCGTTTGTACTACTAGTCACTCCTCCTGTCGCACCTGTTTCCGCACCTATTGATGTTCCATTTTTCTACCCACACATCTCTGATGTCCATCGCAACAACCTTCCCATCACATTCCTCCAGGATATTcctccaccacgtcctggggagggttcatctAGGCAGCAGCCTGTTTTCGTTCCACCTGTATCGTCATCTGTTCCGATCATGTCCCAGTTTCCCCCTACTACACCATCTTTTGTACCTTCGGGCGAGCCGTTTCTATGGTCTTCGCCCCATGTTATGCCGCTATCAGACCCGTATCACCCGTTCCATGTTGGATACACTACAGAGGACATACTTGCATCCCTGCATCAACAGCAGGATGCCCTGAGTTGTCAAGTCGGGAAGTTAGAGAGGACTCCACATCCTCCATATCACTGTTAG